In the Planctomycetota bacterium genome, GTCGCCAGCTCCTCGCCGAGGCGTCGATCACCGGCAAGCTCGCTCATCCCGGGATCGTGCCGGTCTACGGTGTCGGTCACGACTGGGACGGCCGCCCCTTCTACACGATGCGGCGGATCGACGGCAAAGATCTTCACTCGCACGTCGAGCGCCATCATGCGACCTCGAACACGGGCATGCCGGCCGAGCAGGTCCTCGATCTGCGCGACCTGGTCGAGCATCTCGTCGATGCCTGCAACACGATCGCCTACGCGCACGACGCCGGCGTCCTGCACCTCGACATCAAGCCGCAAAACATCATGGTCGGCCGGTACGGCGAGACGTTCGTCGTCGATTGGGGGCTGGCCCGCCCGTTCGAACGCTCGACGGAGTTCCGTAACGAGCCGACCGTCGCGCTGCGGGAAGACCTGCGCGGCGGCCTCGAGGCCTTTACCAGGCCGTTCGTGAGCCCCGAGCAATACGCCGGCGGGGCGCTCGGACCGGCGGCCGACATCTATAGCCTCGGCGCGACGCTGTATTTCATCATCGCCGGCGTCACCGGCCTGCGGGGCGACGAGCCCGACTTCCGCGATCGGCTCGCGGCGGGGCGCGTTCCCCCGGCCCGCAGCCGGCGTCCGGGAGTGCCCAAGGCCCTCGACGCGATCTGCCAGCGGGCGATGCAGGCGCAGCCATCGGGCCGATATCCGACGGCGAAGGCGCTCGCCGCCGACCTCCAGGCCTGGCTCCGCGACGAGCCGGTGAATGCCCTCCCCGAGCGGTTGACCGACCGCTGCCTGCGCCAGGTCCGCCGGCACGCCGGAATCGTCGCCACGGCAGGCGTGGCACTGCCCGTCGTCGTCGCGGCGGTGGTCGCCGCGGGAGTGCTGTGGAGGCAGGCTGACCGCGAGCACCGCAACGCCACGCAATCGGCAACACTCGCTCTCAACGCGACGCGCGCCAAGGAAGACGCGACGCTCCAGCGGAAGCGCGCCGACGCCCGCTTCGATGCCGCGGTCAACACGTTCGAGAAAATCGCCAATCCACTCGTGACGTCGAACTGGAGCAACGTCGAACTGTTCGGGCAGCTCGCCCGCGACATCGACGCATTCTCCGACGAGTTTCTCGCCGACTCGCCCGACGAGACCGCCTCGGCCCCGCCGCTGCAGCTTGCCAGGATCCGCGAGCTGAAGGCGATCGCGGCGAGCGTTTCGAACGTGGCGGGAAAGATGAACCTCGAGGATCTGATCTCCGCCGAGGGGGCGTTGATCAAGGCCCGCGAGAAGGATCGCACCGATGCGAATCTCGTCCGGCGGCTCGCCCGCAACAAGCTGCTGCAGGGGCAGCAACGCTTCCGCCGCGACCGGGAACATGACCCGCGAACCGACATGATCTCGACGACGCCCCGGGACCTCGAAGCGGCACTGACACACTTCGAGGACCTGAGAAGCGGCTTCGGCACGTCCCTGAGCGACTCCGACGAGTTCCTGCTCGCCGAGGTTCACCACGAGCTCGGCCGCTGGTATCTGTGGCTCGGCGAAAACTCGTCCAAGTCGGCGGAATTCACGGACAACGAGTGCTACACCAAGTCGCACAAGCACTTCACCGAGGGGTTGCAGATCCGCCAGGCGCTGTACGACAAGTCGCCGAGCGAGGAGGCGACGCGCGACCTTGCCCGGAGCTTCGGTTTCCGCGGCGACCTGTACGCCAGGTTCGGGAAACTCGCCGACGCTCGCGCAGACTACGAACGGTCCGAGACTCTTCGCGAGAGGTGCCTGGACAACAGGCGGGCGAACATCGACTACCAGGTGCAATACGCCCGCGGCCTCGCGAATTTCGTCGCTTTGGAACTGATCGACGTGACGGACCTGGACAATGTCAACAAGACCATCGAGCGGTTGAAGCAGGCCGCCAAGATCCAGGAAAAGCTCCTCGCGGAGTACCGCCACAACGGCTCGTTCGTGCGGGAAATCCGCCGTGACCTCGCCTGGTCCTACGCAGCGACGGCCGAGTTGTATCTGCTGTTCGGAGCGCACGACGCCGCCGACGGGCTGTCTCTCGAAGACGCAGCCACCTACGCCAAGAAGGCATTCGACCTCCTCGACGAAGTCCAAAACCCGGACGACGAGACGCGCCGGTCCAAGTACCGCTATCGCGTCCTTCTCGCAGAGGCAAGGCGTGATGCCGACGTCGCTCGGGACGCGAAGAAATTCTTCGAAGACAGGAATGTCGAGAATATGGATCCAGATTCGATCTGGGCGCTGACGGTCGCCCGGGCCCTCACCGAGGACGACAAGGGCGCCAGCGACGCGTTCGATCGCCTCGTGAATCGGGGCGGGAAAAACCGCGCCCAGTACGAGGCGCGATTCCAGGCAGGAGGATCACTCGCCCGGATCGCCGACATGCCGGACGTGGTCGAGAAACGGAAAACTCTCGAGGCGCAGCCGTCAACGCGCTGAGCGACGCCGCCCCGCTGTTCACGGCGCTGCTACCGGCGGCGCCGGTGGCAGCGACAGCGACTGGAAGAAGCCCTGGACGACCGGCGTGTCGTAGGCCATGTCGGCCGGGCCCTCCACGACCAGCGCCGCGGCCACGTCGGCCCCCTGCGCGAGGCGCACGATTCGCCGCCGGCCGGCGCCGTCGAGCACGGCATCGCGCCAGTCGGCAGTCGCCGCGGGCTGGTAGATCGCCGCGCACGCGAACCCCGGATGAAGCAGTTCGAGGTTGGCCAGCGCCCGCTCGAGATGGAACTCGGCCGTGGCGTCGCCGATGTCGCGCGGCGTGATCGTCGCGGTGAAGGTGCGGTCGTCGGCCGTGGCGCGAAACGCCTTCGCTCCCGCCGACGCCGCGGCAGCGAACTCGCGCTCGGGGCCGGTGAGGTGGCCGACCGGATCGATTGGCACCGGAGCGACGGGAAACCGCACCGCCACGCCAGGGAAATCGACCGGGAGCGGCAGCCACGAGCCGGTATCGGCCGGCGGCGCGGCCAGCGCCGGGGCAGGAACCGCCGCCGGCGGGCCTCCGCGACCGCGCGAGGGCACGGCCGGCTCCGCTTTCTCTCCCGCGCGGGCCGCGCTTCGTGCGCCCGTGAGGCGTGCGGGGCGTGGCCTGCCGCGCGTCGCCAGCCAGACTCCGCCGAACAGCGCGATCCCTGCCGCCCCGAGCCCCGCAGGCACGAGCCAGCGCGGTCGAGCCAGCGGCCGCTGCGGAGGAGTCACGCGGGCCGGAGCCGGGGTCACCCGCGGCGGAGCACCGGCACCGGTCGTCGTGATCACGATCGCGTCGTGGGCGGGGGGAATCGGGCCCGGCGCCGAAGTCGGGCTCGATGGCTCGGGGTCAGCGAGCGAGATCGGAACAGGCGGTGCGGCGCTCGCGGGCTCGATTCGCGACGCCGGGGCAAGGCGTGGGGCGGGAGCGGTCTTGCCGGTCGTGACGATCACCGGCAGCGCGCCGTCGGCGACCGGGGCCGGGTCCTCGACCACGACGGGCGGCACTACAGCCGCCGGAATCGCCGCCGTGGCCGACGGGATCGCCACAGGTTGGCCGCACTTCGGGCAGCGGAGCGTGCGCCCGCGATGGCTGTCCTGCGGCTTGAGCCGCACCTTGCACGACGGGCACACGACGGAGTCGGGCATGACGCTCCCCGGTTCGCTCGAGCCGGTCATGATAGCCGCCCCCCTCGGCCCGCTGCACCGCGTGCCCGTGGCGAGCGGGGCGTCAGCCGAGCGGCTTGGTGAAAAACAGACCGAACCCGGCACCGGGGCCGCCGTCGGCGTGTGCGAATCCCATCTTTTCGTACAGCGCGCGGGCGGGATGATTGGTGTCGCCGACCTCGAGCGTGAGCTTCACACACCCGAGGGTCCGGGCCTCGGCTTCGACACCGGCCAACAACGCCGCGCCGATCCCGACTCCACGGTGTCCCGCCAGGACGGCGACGTCGTGGATGTTGAGCAGCGGCCGCGCGGCGAACGAGGAGAAGCCGACGAAGCAGGTGGCGATTCCGACCGGCACGGCGCCGTGGAACGCGAGCAGGATCACCGTGGTCGGGTGCGCCGCCAGCGCCGGCACGAGCCGTTCACGCACGTCGGGAGCGAGC is a window encoding:
- a CDS encoding GNAT family N-acetyltransferase, which encodes MIDGPRDSGDPRGAVVVVRADFERDDHRAAVLALTDAYARDPMGQGAALAPDVRERLVPALAAHPTTVILLAFHGAVPVGIATCFVGFSSFAARPLLNIHDVAVLAGHRGVGIGAALLAGVEAEARTLGCVKLTLEVGDTNHPARALYEKMGFAHADGGPGAGFGLFFTKPLG
- a CDS encoding serine/threonine protein kinase, which encodes MTTPSSRPAGTSPVRLASTTLTTAVREACERFRSSWRDGTGPTIEQELADLPADVRPMMLQRLLVIEIAEARAAGHGPDLAALRHRFPQDRSIVDGAWEESWRTEPVSPSRDPLETRGTSGSGDTANAATDPGATRPSAVASDTMTTATRYTRFRHHRRGGMSILRIAHDEDLDRETVVKTLREEYQDGDAFRRQLLAEASITGKLAHPGIVPVYGVGHDWDGRPFYTMRRIDGKDLHSHVERHHATSNTGMPAEQVLDLRDLVEHLVDACNTIAYAHDAGVLHLDIKPQNIMVGRYGETFVVDWGLARPFERSTEFRNEPTVALREDLRGGLEAFTRPFVSPEQYAGGALGPAADIYSLGATLYFIIAGVTGLRGDEPDFRDRLAAGRVPPARSRRPGVPKALDAICQRAMQAQPSGRYPTAKALAADLQAWLRDEPVNALPERLTDRCLRQVRRHAGIVATAGVALPVVVAAVVAAGVLWRQADREHRNATQSATLALNATRAKEDATLQRKRADARFDAAVNTFEKIANPLVTSNWSNVELFGQLARDIDAFSDEFLADSPDETASAPPLQLARIRELKAIAASVSNVAGKMNLEDLISAEGALIKAREKDRTDANLVRRLARNKLLQGQQRFRRDREHDPRTDMISTTPRDLEAALTHFEDLRSGFGTSLSDSDEFLLAEVHHELGRWYLWLGENSSKSAEFTDNECYTKSHKHFTEGLQIRQALYDKSPSEEATRDLARSFGFRGDLYARFGKLADARADYERSETLRERCLDNRRANIDYQVQYARGLANFVALELIDVTDLDNVNKTIERLKQAAKIQEKLLAEYRHNGSFVREIRRDLAWSYAATAELYLLFGAHDAADGLSLEDAATYAKKAFDLLDEVQNPDDETRRSKYRYRVLLAEARRDADVARDAKKFFEDRNVENMDPDSIWALTVARALTEDDKGASDAFDRLVNRGGKNRAQYEARFQAGGSLARIADMPDVVEKRKTLEAQPSTR